AGCACATCTAAAGTCGTCATTCCTCCCGTAAAAGGATAGGTATCTAAAACCACATCAGCTATCCTTAAATTTGCTCGATAAATTCCTGTGGGATAGAGGGGTAAGATTTTTAATCTCTCATAATTAATTCCTTCTTCCTCGGCAACTTTGAAAAATAATTTTTCCACTGATTTAGCATCACTTAACCCTTGAATACTCAAATAACTATTAGGCACTGCCTTTAAAACTTGTAGCTGAAGTCGAATAGTTTCGGGGTTCCGTTTTACCCCCGTTTGTACGGTTAAGTAATTAATTGCATCCTCTGGAATCCCTAAATCATCCCTTCGGAGAGAAGGGTAAGCAACCTCGACACCATCCACACAAATATAGGAATTAGGTAAGCGCCAAATTTTTTCTCGGTAATATTCCTGTGCATCTGCTGGTAAAACGTAATTATCAGCAAGATAGTAATCAATTGCGGGAATTCCTGACGCATCAAAACCTAACCAAGTCACTTGTATTGGTGCGGGTTTAAGTGCCATAACTTGACAAGTTGCGTTATTAGTGATACTGTCTAAATCTACCAAAACATCAATGTTATCTTGACTAATTTTTTCAGCAATCATTTGAGGATTAATCGGTAAGTGATAGCAAGCATTTACCCGATTTTTAAAATCATTTTCAGTGATAAAATCTTCTTTTTGAGATACTAGGTATAAAGAGACATGAAACTGGTTATAGTCATGATACTTCATTAACCATCTAGAGATTAATCCGATAGAATGATTATATAAGGTATGGGCAATATAGCCAATTTTAAGAACTTTATTGGTATCTTTAATAGCCGATTTTTGATGGTAATTACAGTTAGAGTTATTACGAACATATTCCTGAAAAAGTTGACCAACACAATTATTAATGTAACGATTTTCTCTTGGGTTATCTTCTAGGTAAACTAGAGCAGATAAAATTGTTAGGGATGGTTTATCCAATAATCTGGGACATTCTCGATTAGCGATACTTTTTTGCAAGGATTCTGTACATTCTTCAATATCTGCCTTAATATCGACCCAATTACCACTGAATAATTTGACATAAAGAGCAATATAATCAGCGACAGCTTGAGAAGGCAACCCTTGACAACTTGTTTTTAATTGATTAGCGACTTGGATAGCAGCGGGAAAATCTCGATTATCAAAATAACATTGATAAAGTTCAGCTAACAGATAAATTTGTCCTGGTTCTACTGCTAAACAAGTATTAATAATATCAATAGCCAATGGTTTATTATTCATGGTTAGAGAAGTTACTTTAGCTTCTACTACTTTGATGAAAGTTTGTCGCTGACAGTTAGATTGAAATATTGCCTCTAAGTAAGGGACAGTTTCTGGTATCTGATAATCGAGAAATTTTTCTAAAACTTCTGCTAATAAACTTAACTCGATACTCTGGCAATCATTTGTTTTTAACACATCGACAAATAACCAAGTTTTTAACTGCTCTTTTTCAAAATAATTCAAATCAATTGCTAATAAAATAAACCGCAGTAAATTATCAATATTATCGGGACTAATCTCGCGAATATGTCCTCGAATTAACCAACTGGTTTCTAAATTGCCTAACTCGAATTGTCTGAGCGCTTCCCCATCCAAAATATTGACTAAATCTGCTGTCCACAGCATCACTTCCTGTTCATCCCCTTGACTGAGGACGAATAACCAAGTGGTTTGTGCTTCTTCTTCCCTAGCTTCCAAAAGATAGGCTAATCCTAAATACCAATAATGACCAATTTCTAAGGGTTCCTTTTCTATTAATTCTTGATAAAATTGGCTAACTTGCCAGAAATCCCCTTGGATAATTGCCGGTTCAACTTGGGAATGCCAAGACATAAGTATTTATCGTTAAGTGTCTCTACTAGCGTACCCAAATAGAAGCAAAATTTTTCTATATAAGTAAAATTTATCAGTTGGTCAGGGGTTGGGTGTTGGGGTTTTAAGTAGGTAGGCGTTAAAAATTATCAGACACCCCCCTTATCAAGGGTAGGGTTGATTCATGAATCAACCCTACCTTATCAAGGAGGGCAGGGGGGATCGAACCTAAAATCCATTTTTAATTTAATTATAACCAGCTACTTAGTTGAAATTCCCCATTCCCCCACTTCCCACGTCCCACTCTCCACCCAGTTTCAATGGGTCTTAGCTTACTATCAATTTTGGCCAAGAGTCAGTTTTTTGAAAGATTTTCTAAATAAATCAATAAATCAGCCATAGCTTGAGGTTCGGGCTGAAATTTCGGCATTGGCGGGGTTTTACCGCTAATTACCTGTTCAATCAGACTAATTCTCGATTTGCGATGGGAAACGTCCTCTAAACTTGGTCCGACGATGCCATCAGCAAGCTGACCGTGACAAGCAGCACAGTTAATTTGAAAGATTTCGTAACCGCGACTGACATTACCTTGTAGGGATAACACCTCTTTAATATAGGGATCCGACATCTTAGCCAGATGAAAGGTGATTAAAAAGGTGCTAATCAGGAACAAAACCACGATTATAACCATTGAGAATCGATAAATCCCGAATTTTGGTTTAACTAACTGACTATTCACGCAAGCTGCCGAAGAAAAGATGAGTTTCTCTTTACATTTTGCAACTTTTTGCCCGAAAATTCCACCGCCCCTGCTAGAGATAGAGAAATGGGGAGTAAGATAAGGCAAAAGTGCAACTTTTTCTAACCCTCTAGCAATGAACCTATTAACCAGACTGGAAGATTGGCCCTATATTATCTTACCTATCACCATCATCCTCAGTTTCCTGCTGTTGGGATGGCTTGTAGAAAAGCGCGTTGTCAGTCAACTTTTATCGATTGCCAGAGAAAAAAACCTGCGTTTCTCGGAAGGGGTTTTACGTTCCATTCGTGGATTAAGCATACTTTGGTTCGGACTTTTGGGTTTAAATATTGCCCTCTCCCTTCCTAATCTTCCCCTCTTTCCCTCCCTCATTCTCCTGAGCAAAAAATTTCTGCTAGTAGCTTTTTTAGCTTCGGCTACTTGGGTTGTTGCTCAATTATCCCTGGAAATATTACGAGTTTATACCACGGGAGATGATGGCATTTCTTCCCTAACTTCCCTATTTGAATTTCTCGCCAAAGTTCTGATTTTTAGCTGCGGTTTTTTGCTGATTTTAAGCTCGATTGGCATTTCGATAACTCCGCTGCTTACTGCCTTTGGTATTGGGGGTGTTTCCCTCGGTTTAGCTCTCCAAAATACCCTAGCTAATTTAATGTCGGGGATTAATATTATCACTTCTAAAAAAGTTAGACCGGGAGATTATATTGAACTGAGAACGGGAGAAGCTGGTTATGTGCGAGATGTGGATTTAAGATGCACAGTAATCGAAGAAATTACCAATAATCTTTTGGTCATTCCCAATGCTCAGATCATTTCTTCTAGTTTCCGTAACTATAGTTTACCAGATCACTCTCTACTGATTCCCGTGGAAGTGGGCATTAGTTACGATAGTGACTTAGAAAAAGTCGAAAAAGTTACCCTAGAAGTTATGCAAGAAATCGCCCAGTTATTGCAACCTCACCTCGGTGAATATCAACCCTTGATTCTTTATCGTAAATTCGATTACTATAGTATCCTGCTCACGGTTTATCTCAAGGTGGTAGAAGAGGAATTTTTTCAACATCTCACCATTAAACACGAATTTATTAAACTCCTACACCGACGCTATCGGCAAGAAGGAATTACAATTCCCTATCCGATTTTTTTTCCCTATACCCCCACTAATCCCCCTAGTTAATCTCAACAACAACAATTTAAAGGCGCGGGCAGTTTACAACTGATAATTCTCCTCAAAAAACTTACGAGTCATCGGTTGGGCAACTTCAATACCATGGCCTTCTCCTAGTAATTCTAGGGGGTTTCCTTCCACTTGAATCCAGACTTTGGCATTGGGATCGTTGCTGGTAGTAGTATAGATGATTTGTGCCAAACGACCGATCAACATATCAGGACCATCATCAGTGCCAAACTCCCGCGAGAGATTAATCTTAATTCCCGTTTTATCTACTTTTAAATCAAGTAATTTAGTCCCGGCGGGAATAGTAGTCATATCCTGAGGATTACTTGGACCAGCTAATAGAGTTTGCAATACTGCTGTTAACTCTCGCTCGCGGCTAAGCGCTTTTTGAACGGTAATTTCTTGGGTGACTAATTGATTACCCGTATCGGTCACTTTTAACCAATAAACCTGTCGAGTTTCCCTAACAGGAATAGCTGCAGGAGTCGCTGTCGGACTTGTCTTCACAGGACCCGGAGAAACCGGTTCAACAATTGGTGATTGACTTATCGGCGCCGGAGTAGGAGATTCAATCGGGTTTTCGCTAGTTTTCTGGGAGGAAGATAGGTGATGGACGGCAAACCAGGCAGTGGCCCCACCAGCAGTAAATAAAGCGAGGCCGATACCAATTATCCAAGGCAAAGAGATTTTATCACTAGAGCGAGAACTAGGCATAATTCAGTTATCAGTTATCAGTTATCAGTTATCAGTTATCAGTTATCAGTTATCAGTTATTAGTTATCAGTTATCAGTTATCAGTTATCAGTTATCAGTTATCAGTTATCAGTTATCAGTTATCAGTTATCAGTTATCAGTCGAAGGCTTTTATTCTCCCCATCTCCCCACTTCCCCACTTCCCCACCACCCCACTTCATAATTCAGGCTCTTCGGTTTGTGTTATGCAATGGACGGGGGTTATAAGGGATGGAACCCCTATATAGAAAGGCATTTAGCGATTTTTGTCAATTATTTTCGATCTAGAGCGAACTAATCAATTAAATCCCTTGCCAGATAAGGATTTAGTCGATTTATGCCCCCCTATCGAACCATACCAAGTAACGAAGAGCCATAATTCATAATTCATAATTCATAATTCCCACTTCCGATCTCCTGTTTTCCGACCGTTAAATTTAATTGGGGTTCCCCGATCGAGGTTCAATGCTGCCAAAGGCGGCTATACTCAGCTTATCATCGTCGATCTGCAATTGGAGAAGGCGGGCGATAATTCCTTGTTTCTCGAAGTTTTTTAAATCTAACTGGGCGGATATACCCTCGGCAAACCCCTTGAGAAGGCGCGAGGAGATGCGACGACCGTTAAGAGTGGCTGTGGGGTCAATAAGCTCGATTTTTCGCCCCTGCACTAGCTTAAATCCCACTTCTAAGCTCAGATCGAGGCTGGCTGCGGGGCCGTCCGGCCGTTGGGTCTCTAGCTGCAGGCTGAGGGCGACTCGATTATTATTAAGAAAGTTAAAATTTGCTTGACTAAGTTGATATTTTGTGCTACCCAATTCTTCCCTAGAGGGAATCAGATTATTAATCAGAGTCTGAATTGGCTCTTTGACCGCTGCCGATTGTAAAGCTTGATTAACATTAGTTTCCGTGAGGACGAGATGCAATGCCCCCGCAGCCGGTCGGCGCAAGGCGGCGGCTAAACTGCCGTTTTTTTGCTGTAATTGCCGCAAATCGAGGCTAATTGGCTCAGTTTCTAGCTCGATCTTCTCAATGCGAACATCGGCACGGGGATAAATTCCCCGTGCAGAAATGCGAACTCGAGCGATTTTGCCTTGCAGAGCCTGATAATTGGGAGTATTATCGACTCTCACGGCTAATTGTTCCACTTTTTGGACTTGGGAGCGAAGGGTATGGGCTAAAACCGTATCGATAATTGCCCCTGCGGGAGTTAACAGGGTCAAAACACTAGCGAGAGTGATTGTTAGCCATTCCATCGCTCAATTACACCCATCCAGCTAAATTTTGCCAAGCATTAGTCAAAAGCTGACTTAACCAACGTCGTTGCACTTGATCTAAAATCGGGTCTTCTGCGAGAATTTCTTCGGTAAGATCGTCTAGAGATTGACCCTGGGCGCGGGCCATTCTAATAATTCCCGCAATCACGGCAGCGATCATCTCCTCGTCCACGGGGCGCTGTCGGAGGGCGGCAATTTCTTCGGGGGTAGTCGGGATGGGATAATTCATAATCAGATGGGGCTGGCTGTGTATTAATCTAGGTATGTAAAGTTTTTAAAACTTTTTTCAGAAAACTTTTTGTGTAGTCTAGCGTAATCAGACCATTTTTGACTTGTACTTTTGGGTATTTTTGGGTGTAATAACTAAATCAAGATGAGAGAAATCCTTTACAGAGAAATTCCGACTCCTGACTCGATCGCCGTTTGTCAGTGGTTACAATCCGATTGGCAACCCGCCAGCGGTGTCAAGACAAATACACCTAACGGGGTGAGATTGCGCTTATCGGAGGCGATCGAATTGTCGATCTTTGTCTGGACGCTGCAACGGACTACTTATTTAAAAGTTTTCCGCTGGGGTCAGCGATCGCATGACCGAGAAACATCCCTGACTCAGCAGCTCGATCGAGCTTTACAAAAGCGTTTTCCGCCGCAGTTTAGCACGATACCAAACATCGATCAAAAAAATCACTCAATTTTTACAGATTTAGAAGCGGACTATCCCCTAACGGTTCACTACTTCCGCAAAATGCCTCAAGGGGAGGCCGATTTAGAACGTTTGTATTGGTGGGAAAAACGTTGGCGCGACAGTGCCAAAAATCCCCAACAACCGCAGCCGGTAATTTTCTCTAGCAGTGAGGAAAATGATCATCCCATCGCCTATGACTTAATTTATATTGGTGGTGCCTTGGGGGCAATTCATGCGGCACAGATGGCCAAATTAGGTTATCGAGTCCTCTTAGTAGAAAGACTGCCTTTCGGACGAATGAATCGGGAATGGAACATCTCTCGATCGGAGTTTCAAAGTTTAATTAATTTAGGCCTATTTACGTCCGAGGAATTCGAGGAATTAATCTTCCAAGAATACATCGATGGCTTTAATAAGTTTTTTGATGGCAATAATCCCCCCCATCTGAAAGCCAAAATTCTCCATACTCCCACGGTTTTAAATATCGCCATTAATTCCGATAAATTGCTGCAATCCTGCGCTAAAAAATTACATGATCAGGGCGGTAAAATTCTCGATCAAACAGAATTTATTAAGGCTGATATTACTGCCAATAGTGTTACTGTCACCCTTAATCATGGTGGAGAAATTCAACAGATAAAAGGCCGTTTATTGATTGATGCTATGGGTTCCGCTTCTGCCATTGCTTGGCAATTAAACGGAGTGCGCGCCTTTGATAGTGTCTGTCCGACGGTGGGGGCAGTAGTAGAAGGATTCGAGCCGCTGGTGTGGGATTCTCACTATGGCGATGTCTTAAATTCCCATGGCGATATTTCTAAAGGCAGACAACTAATTTGGGAATTATTTCCGGGGGAAGGAAAAGAATTAACCTTCTATCTATTTCACTATCATCAAGTCCATCCCGATAACCCCGGTTCTCTGTTGGAAATGTACGAAGATTTCTTTACTATTTTGCCCGAATATCGACAGTGTGACCCAGAAAAATTAACTTGGAAAAAACCCACCTTTGGTTATATACCGGGACATTTTAGCACAGGCAAAAAAGATCGAATTGTCTCCTTTGATCGCATTTTAGCCATCGGTGATGCCGCCTCCCTGCAATCACCCTTAATCTTTACTGGCTTCGGTTCTTTGGTGCGTAATTTAGAGCGCTTAACCGATCTTTTGGATACGGCATTGAAACACGATTTACTAACAGCTAAAGACCTAGAAAATGTGCGGGCTTATCAAAGTAATGTGGCGGTAACTTGGTTATTTTCTAAAGGAATGATGGTGGCCACGGGAAAAACTTTACCACCCCAAAGAATTAACGCCATGTTAAACACATTTTTCGGTTTATTGGCCGACGAACCGCCAGAGGTTTCCGAAACTTTTATTAAGGATAAAACCGATTGGTTGACCTTTAGCCGTTTAGCAATTAAAGCGGCCAGAAAAAACCCCGCTTTACTGTTATGGATAGCAGAAATGGCTGGCAGTCAGGATTTAATTCGTTGGTTGGGTTCCTATCTCGATTTTAGCCTTGATGGAGTCAAAAATCTGCTTTTTGGTCTCTGGTTTCCCCAATGGTTAAAAAACTCCCAAAGCTGGCTAGAAAAAGACAATCCTCGCCTCTGGTTAAAGTTATTGAGTTTTAATTATAGCTTAAGAAATTAGAGGATATTTATCAGGTAAACTTTGATATAAAGGAGAGTGAGAACTGAGAAGTGGGTTTTTAAAGTTCGATTGGAAGTTAATCACACTATTAAACGGGGGAATATTCGGTAGCAGTTAAATAATCATAACAAAAACCACTCCAGACACAGAGGACACAGTAGCCGCCCTTGTAGGGTGCGTTAGTGATAGCGTAACGCAGCAATTTTCTTAAGATGGTGCGTTACGGCGCAATCATAATTTAATTATTAACAAATTTCTTTTAAATACGCGCAAACACGCACCCTACAAGCTGATTTAAGAGAAGTAGAATCCTTTATTTAGTCAATAAGTTAACATATAATTGAGTTAAGACATTCTCATTCAACGATTTTCCCTATGGCACAAGCTCAGGAACCGAACGATAAAAATTATGAAGTGGAGCGTCAATTGAGGAGTCTTAATCGGCGCCTGGAGCGTCTGGAAGATACCCAAGTGACAGGAAGAGAGCTAAACCGGAGTTTTGATCGGATCTATGACGAAATTGATCATCTTGAAGATAAAGTTGATCGGCTTCAATCGAATTTTGAAGAGTTTCGTGATGAGATTAACCAAAAATTAGATACGATTTTACAACATATTACGGGCATCAATTAAATTGACAGCGATCATCAATAAAGTATTATCGTAGGTTGGGTTGAACGATAGTGAAACCCAACACTTTTAAATAATTGAGTTGGGTTTCGTTCCTCAACCCAATCTACAGATTACTAAAAATTGTTGATAAGTAACAATTTTAGTTATTCCAAATTGTTGCAAAATTAATAAATCTTGATCGCCTGTAATTAAAAAGTCAGCTTGACTATCTTTGGCTAAGGCTAAAAGGTAGTTATCTTTAGCATCTCTACAGATATTAATTTTTGATTTAGTCTCAATAAGTAGTCGTGCAAAATTAATTTCCTAGTGAAGATAGGCAAGAGGCAAGAGGCAAGAGGCAAGAGGTGTTTAGATATGTGTAATTAATTTTGCTTAGGTACTTACATAACCCAATTATGCTTAAAAGTTCAAGTAATTCTTGAACTTTACTTTGGGAAAAATGCTTTTGTAATTTTGGTCTTTTGGTAACAAGGTTAATCTCATTAAGTAGCTGTGGAGAAAAAATCGGCACAAGAGTTTTTTCAATCAGTAGATATTTTAAACCAGCTAACTGTTTACCAATAAGAAAGCTAATCCAAAGGTTAGTATCAATAATAACTTTAATCGGTGGCTTGTTGTCCATAAATTTCAGCCCTAACTTCCTCCACTTCTTCGGTAATTGTCTCTAGGGAAAGCTCATCAGTTTTAAAGGTTTCTAAAAGCTGGGTTAATTTTTGATTTAAAGTTTCTTTTTCGAGTTCTTTACTGAGTTTTATTTTGTCACTTTC
This Microcystis wesenbergii NRERC-220 DNA region includes the following protein-coding sequences:
- a CDS encoding O-linked N-acetylglucosamine transferase, SPINDLY family protein, translating into MSWHSQVEPAIIQGDFWQVSQFYQELIEKEPLEIGHYWYLGLAYLLEAREEEAQTTWLFVLSQGDEQEVMLWTADLVNILDGEALRQFELGNLETSWLIRGHIREISPDNIDNLLRFILLAIDLNYFEKEQLKTWLFVDVLKTNDCQSIELSLLAEVLEKFLDYQIPETVPYLEAIFQSNCQRQTFIKVVEAKVTSLTMNNKPLAIDIINTCLAVEPGQIYLLAELYQCYFDNRDFPAAIQVANQLKTSCQGLPSQAVADYIALYVKLFSGNWVDIKADIEECTESLQKSIANRECPRLLDKPSLTILSALVYLEDNPRENRYINNCVGQLFQEYVRNNSNCNYHQKSAIKDTNKVLKIGYIAHTLYNHSIGLISRWLMKYHDYNQFHVSLYLVSQKEDFITENDFKNRVNACYHLPINPQMIAEKISQDNIDVLVDLDSITNNATCQVMALKPAPIQVTWLGFDASGIPAIDYYLADNYVLPADAQEYYREKIWRLPNSYICVDGVEVAYPSLRRDDLGIPEDAINYLTVQTGVKRNPETIRLQLQVLKAVPNSYLSIQGLSDAKSVEKLFFKVAEEEGINYERLKILPLYPTGIYRANLRIADVVLDTYPFTGGMTTLDVLWMGIPLVTKVGQQWSSRNSYTLMVNAGISEGIAWSDEEYIDWGIKLGKDENLRRKVIAKLDESRQTSPLWNARQFTKDVENAYRQMWQIYCES
- a CDS encoding c-type cytochrome: MVIIVVLFLISTFLITFHLAKMSDPYIKEVLSLQGNVSRGYEIFQINCAACHGQLADGIVGPSLEDVSHRKSRISLIEQVISGKTPPMPKFQPEPQAMADLLIYLENLSKN
- a CDS encoding mechanosensitive ion channel family protein, translated to MNLLTRLEDWPYIILPITIILSFLLLGWLVEKRVVSQLLSIAREKNLRFSEGVLRSIRGLSILWFGLLGLNIALSLPNLPLFPSLILLSKKFLLVAFLASATWVVAQLSLEILRVYTTGDDGISSLTSLFEFLAKVLIFSCGFLLILSSIGISITPLLTAFGIGGVSLGLALQNTLANLMSGINIITSKKVRPGDYIELRTGEAGYVRDVDLRCTVIEEITNNLLVIPNAQIISSSFRNYSLPDHSLLIPVEVGISYDSDLEKVEKVTLEVMQEIAQLLQPHLGEYQPLILYRKFDYYSILLTVYLKVVEEEFFQHLTIKHEFIKLLHRRYRQEGITIPYPIFFPYTPTNPPS
- a CDS encoding GerMN domain-containing protein, whose protein sequence is MPSSRSSDKISLPWIIGIGLALFTAGGATAWFAVHHLSSSQKTSENPIESPTPAPISQSPIVEPVSPGPVKTSPTATPAAIPVRETRQVYWLKVTDTGNQLVTQEITVQKALSRERELTAVLQTLLAGPSNPQDMTTIPAGTKLLDLKVDKTGIKINLSREFGTDDGPDMLIGRLAQIIYTTTSNDPNAKVWIQVEGNPLELLGEGHGIEVAQPMTRKFFEENYQL
- a CDS encoding LmeA family phospholipid-binding protein, with product MEWLTITLASVLTLLTPAGAIIDTVLAHTLRSQVQKVEQLAVRVDNTPNYQALQGKIARVRISARGIYPRADVRIEKIELETEPISLDLRQLQQKNGSLAAALRRPAAGALHLVLTETNVNQALQSAAVKEPIQTLINNLIPSREELGSTKYQLSQANFNFLNNNRVALSLQLETQRPDGPAASLDLSLEVGFKLVQGRKIELIDPTATLNGRRISSRLLKGFAEGISAQLDLKNFEKQGIIARLLQLQIDDDKLSIAAFGSIEPRSGNPN
- a CDS encoding flavin-dependent dehydrogenase, producing the protein MREILYREIPTPDSIAVCQWLQSDWQPASGVKTNTPNGVRLRLSEAIELSIFVWTLQRTTYLKVFRWGQRSHDRETSLTQQLDRALQKRFPPQFSTIPNIDQKNHSIFTDLEADYPLTVHYFRKMPQGEADLERLYWWEKRWRDSAKNPQQPQPVIFSSSEENDHPIAYDLIYIGGALGAIHAAQMAKLGYRVLLVERLPFGRMNREWNISRSEFQSLINLGLFTSEEFEELIFQEYIDGFNKFFDGNNPPHLKAKILHTPTVLNIAINSDKLLQSCAKKLHDQGGKILDQTEFIKADITANSVTVTLNHGGEIQQIKGRLLIDAMGSASAIAWQLNGVRAFDSVCPTVGAVVEGFEPLVWDSHYGDVLNSHGDISKGRQLIWELFPGEGKELTFYLFHYHQVHPDNPGSLLEMYEDFFTILPEYRQCDPEKLTWKKPTFGYIPGHFSTGKKDRIVSFDRILAIGDAASLQSPLIFTGFGSLVRNLERLTDLLDTALKHDLLTAKDLENVRAYQSNVAVTWLFSKGMMVATGKTLPPQRINAMLNTFFGLLADEPPEVSETFIKDKTDWLTFSRLAIKAARKNPALLLWIAEMAGSQDLIRWLGSYLDFSLDGVKNLLFGLWFPQWLKNSQSWLEKDNPRLWLKLLSFNYSLRN
- a CDS encoding putative toxin-antitoxin system toxin component, PIN family, which translates into the protein MNFARLLIETKSKINICRDAKDNYLLALAKDSQADFLITGDQDLLILQQFGITKIVTYQQFLVICRLG
- a CDS encoding putative toxin-antitoxin system toxin component, PIN family yields the protein MDNKPPIKVIIDTNLWISFLIGKQLAGLKYLLIEKTLVPIFSPQLLNEINLVTKRPKLQKHFSQSKVQELLELLSIIGLCKYLSKINYTYLNTSCLLPLASCLSSLGN
- the vap15 gene encoding type II toxin-antitoxin system VapB15 family antitoxin, with the protein product MNQKTYQLTLNFDQILDLVKQLPESDKIKLSKELEKETLNQKLTQLLETFKTDELSLETITEEVEEVRAEIYGQQATD